One window of Cupriavidus oxalaticus genomic DNA carries:
- a CDS encoding efflux RND transporter periplasmic adaptor subunit, with amino-acid sequence MAISKQQRAAVVAILVAGLLGGAAILFTGKGGGSGEAGHEHGEHAEKGEHADHDDGHAHDKPASTQADAPAAAAAPAQAADRPHVIKLTPEQVQQAGIGIATAGPAPLRGSIDFPGEIRFNDDRTAHVVPRVAGVAQAVPANLGEQVAKGQVLAVIASTALAEQRSELLAAQRREALARATYAREKTLWQEKISAGQDYQQARAALEEAQIAVQNARQKLVAIGASESAGKDRVDGKGGSLNQFALRAPFDGIIVEKHLSLGEAVKEDASVFTISDLSSVWAEFVVSARDLDQVRVGETVRIRSTASETQAEGKVSYVGALLGEQTRTAKARVTLSNPGMAWRPGLFVTVSVLGAATQVPVTVEADAVQQVDGRSAVFVAVPGGFAMQAVKTGRSGGKLVEITEGLQAGARYAAANSFILKSELGKASAGHEH; translated from the coding sequence GCGAGGCCGGGCATGAGCATGGCGAGCACGCTGAAAAGGGCGAGCATGCCGACCATGACGACGGCCACGCGCACGACAAGCCGGCGAGTACGCAGGCCGACGCCCCCGCTGCCGCCGCTGCGCCGGCGCAGGCCGCGGACCGGCCCCATGTCATCAAGCTGACGCCGGAGCAGGTGCAGCAGGCCGGCATCGGTATCGCCACGGCAGGCCCCGCGCCGTTGCGCGGCAGCATCGATTTCCCCGGCGAAATCCGCTTCAACGACGACCGCACCGCGCACGTGGTGCCGCGCGTCGCGGGCGTGGCGCAGGCGGTGCCGGCCAACCTGGGCGAGCAGGTCGCCAAGGGCCAGGTTCTGGCAGTAATCGCCAGCACGGCACTCGCCGAGCAGCGCAGCGAACTGCTCGCGGCGCAGCGGCGCGAGGCGCTGGCGCGCGCCACCTACGCGCGCGAAAAGACGCTGTGGCAGGAGAAGATCTCTGCCGGGCAGGACTACCAGCAGGCCCGCGCCGCGCTGGAAGAAGCGCAGATCGCGGTGCAGAATGCCAGGCAGAAGCTGGTCGCGATCGGCGCATCGGAAAGCGCCGGCAAGGATCGAGTGGACGGCAAGGGCGGCAGCCTGAACCAGTTCGCGCTGCGCGCCCCGTTCGACGGCATCATCGTCGAGAAGCACCTGTCGCTGGGCGAAGCCGTCAAGGAAGACGCCAGCGTCTTCACCATCTCGGACCTGAGTTCGGTCTGGGCCGAGTTCGTGGTCTCGGCGCGCGACCTCGACCAGGTGCGCGTGGGCGAGACCGTCAGGATCCGTTCCACCGCCTCGGAGACGCAGGCCGAGGGCAAGGTCTCCTACGTCGGCGCGCTGCTCGGCGAACAGACCCGTACCGCCAAGGCCCGCGTGACGCTGTCAAATCCGGGCATGGCGTGGCGGCCCGGGCTGTTCGTCACCGTCAGCGTGCTCGGCGCCGCGACGCAGGTGCCGGTTACGGTGGAAGCCGATGCCGTGCAGCAGGTCGATGGCCGCAGTGCCGTGTTCGTCGCGGTGCCGGGCGGGTTCGCCATGCAGGCGGTCAAGACCGGCCGCAGCGGCGGCAAGCTGGTCGAGATCACCGAAGGCCTGCAGGCCGGCGCGCGCTACGCCGCGGCCAACAGCTTCATCCTCAAGTCCGAGCTGGGCAAGGCCAGCGCCGGGCATGAGCACTGA